The Nitrospira sp. KM1 genome includes a window with the following:
- a CDS encoding putative toxin-antitoxin system toxin component, PIN family produces MIPEVAVYRLSPTQEYLERWLNRVDACRDEANNRILEVTVNGHADAIVTGDTDLLSLNPFREIRIMNARGLHEIVLSICRPAMVQERGRFELASLAAG; encoded by the coding sequence TTGATTCCAGAGGTAGCCGTCTACCGGCTTTCCCCAACTCAAGAGTATTTAGAAAGGTGGTTAAACCGCGTCGATGCGTGCCGTGATGAGGCCAATAACCGTATTCTGGAGGTCACGGTCAACGGGCATGCCGATGCGATCGTAACGGGCGATACGGATTTGCTCAGTCTCAATCCCTTTCGCGAGATCCGCATTATGAATGCCCGCGGACTTCATGAAATAGTCCTGTCGATCTGCCGCCCAGCCATGGTACAGGAGCGAGGGCGTTTTGAGCTGGCTAGCCTGGCTGCGGGTTGA
- a CDS encoding ATP-binding protein, which yields MSQSFFLNQHIQEFASAHPLEDGWRVYELPDEAACRLSFHYLLDFIQSCHPECLKRRIAMKCVAEGELRVRPCDEEIEVPHKEVECGRELQSDGWFGQVDMEWVGYGIHFKSLPIMTAGGYPTVYHVATQSNIALRLFIRELECYGRTREKGHITVMNGPDIPITPVEWDDIMLPHGLLDAIRSNVTSFFENGDRYKQLGIPHRRGLLFAGPPGCGKTVTLKALAYHTRVKVITLLGKSNIDDAEIENTLELAARCTPAIVLFEDLDKLLMGKYVSLSYFLNLLDGLKVLNGVLVIATCNEPEKLDPALLYRPSRFDRIWTFPVPAKEQRLMLLEKRGQGYFSRHVLQEVAERSQGFSMAYVQEIVVNALLESAHNGTTPTDSDLLRSLKTLRSQRKNITKKLDSLAESDGVGFALSSHVEIS from the coding sequence ATGAGTCAATCATTCTTCTTAAACCAGCATATTCAAGAGTTTGCCTCGGCTCATCCTCTCGAAGATGGCTGGAGGGTGTACGAGCTTCCCGACGAAGCGGCATGCAGACTGTCGTTCCATTATCTCTTGGATTTCATTCAGTCCTGTCATCCTGAGTGTCTGAAGCGTCGGATTGCCATGAAGTGCGTTGCGGAAGGGGAATTGCGGGTGAGGCCTTGTGATGAAGAAATAGAAGTGCCTCACAAAGAGGTAGAGTGCGGAAGAGAATTGCAATCTGATGGATGGTTTGGTCAGGTAGACATGGAATGGGTCGGATATGGCATCCATTTCAAGAGCCTTCCTATTATGACGGCGGGCGGATATCCGACCGTGTATCACGTGGCTACACAGTCGAATATCGCGCTGCGCCTTTTTATTCGTGAGCTGGAGTGTTATGGGCGAACAAGGGAGAAAGGCCATATTACGGTCATGAACGGACCTGATATCCCTATCACGCCAGTTGAATGGGACGATATCATGTTGCCGCACGGACTTCTTGATGCCATTCGATCCAATGTTACAAGCTTCTTCGAGAATGGAGACCGGTATAAACAACTTGGCATCCCGCATCGACGCGGGCTTCTTTTCGCCGGCCCCCCTGGCTGTGGCAAGACAGTGACCTTGAAGGCGCTGGCCTACCATACTCGAGTGAAGGTCATCACACTGCTTGGCAAATCGAACATCGATGATGCCGAGATCGAGAACACGCTGGAACTTGCCGCCAGATGCACTCCGGCCATCGTTCTCTTTGAGGATCTGGACAAACTCCTCATGGGCAAATACGTATCGCTGTCATACTTCCTTAATCTATTGGATGGACTCAAGGTTCTCAATGGCGTCCTGGTGATCGCAACATGCAATGAGCCTGAGAAATTGGATCCGGCTCTTTTGTATCGTCCTAGCCGGTTCGATCGCATATGGACGTTCCCTGTGCCGGCCAAAGAACAGCGTCTGATGCTACTTGAAAAACGTGGACAGGGATACTTCTCTCGGCATGTGCTTCAAGAGGTCGCCGAAAGGTCTCAAGGGTTTTCCATGGCCTATGTACAGGAGATCGTCGTCAATGCGCTTCTTGAGTCAGCGCACAATGGAACGACGCCGACCGATTCGGATCTGCTACGGAGTCTCAAAACGCTACGGTCACAGCGAAAAAATATTACAAAAAAGCTCGATTCATTGGCGGAGTCCGACGGAGTCGGATTTGCCTTGTCGAGTCACGTCGAAATATCTTGA